In a single window of the Nicotiana tomentosiformis chromosome 8, ASM39032v3, whole genome shotgun sequence genome:
- the LOC138897123 gene encoding uncharacterized protein: MGSLAFILVGERPLASDVQTLANQFARLDVSEPGRALACMVSQFSLYDCVRERQYDDRHFLVLKDTVQHGDTKDVTIGNDGVLRMQGRICVPNIDGLHELTLEEAHSSRYSIHPGAAKMYQDLRKYYWWRRMKKDIVGFVTRFLNCQQVKYEHQKPSELLQRYEILE; encoded by the coding sequence atgggtagtcttgcttttattcttgttggtgagaggccacttgcatcagatgttcaaacCTTAGCCAATCAATTCgcgagattagatgtttcggagcctggACGAGCTCTAGCTTGTATGGTCTCTCAATTTTCCTTATATGACTGCgtcagagagcgtcaatatgatgatcgCCATTTTctcgtccttaaggacacggttcagcacggtgatactaaagatgttactattggaaatgatggggtgttgaggatgcagggtcggatctgCGTACCAAATATAGATGGATTGCATGAGTTGactcttgaggaggcccacagttcacggtattccattcatccgggtgctgcaaaaatgtatcaagacttgaggaaatattattggtggaggaggatgaagaaagatatagtggggtttgtaacTCGGTttttaaattgccagcaggtgaagtacgagcatcagaaaccgaGCGAATTGCTTCAGAGATATGAAATtctggagtga